The Euphorbia lathyris chromosome 8, ddEupLath1.1, whole genome shotgun sequence genome has a window encoding:
- the LOC136204244 gene encoding thaumatin-like protein, with translation MAMALMLRSLFTLLLSTLFFSDVSSTTITMYNKCTHPVWPGIQPSAGKPLLAKGGFTLPPNKAYSLTLPPLWSGRFWGRHGCSFDKSGRGRCATGDCGGSLFCNGIGGTPPATLAEITLGNDQDFYDVSLVDGYNLAISITPFKGSGKCSYAGCVSDLNLMCPVGLQVRSKDNRSVVACKSACFAFNSPRYCCTGSYGSPQSCKPTAYSRIFKTACPKAYSYAYDDPTSIATCTRGNYLVTFCPHRR, from the exons ATGGCGATGGCGTTAATGCTCAGATCTCTCTTCACTCTCCTCCTCTCCACTCTCTTTTTTTCAG ATGTTTCATCAACAACTATAACAATGTACAACAAATGCACACACCCAGTCTGGCCCGGAATCCAACCAAGTGCCGGAAAACCACTTCTCGCCAAAGGCGGTTTCACACTCCCCCCAAACAAAGCTTACTCCCTCACTCTCCCTCCTCTCTGGTCCGGCCGTTTCTGGGGCCGACACGGTTGCTCCTTCGACAAATCCGGCCGTGGACGTTGCGCCACCGGCGATTGCGGCGGATCTCTCTTCTGCAACGGAATCGGCGGCACTCCACCAGCCACATTAGCCGAAATAACCCTAGGAAACGACCAAGATTTCTACGACGTGAGTCTCGTCGACGGCTACAATCTCGCCATCTCGATCACGCCGTTTAAAGGATCCGGGAAATGTAGCTACGCCGGCTGTGTTAGCGACCTGAATTTGATGTGTCCGGTAGGGTTACAGGTGAGATCGAAGGATAATAGAAGTGTTGTGGCGTGTAAGAGTGCTTGTTTCGCGTTTAATTCGCCGAGATATTGCTGTACCGGAAGCTATGGCAGTCCGCAGTCGTGTAAACCGACGGCGTATTCGAGGATTTTTAAGACGGCGTGCCCTAAAGCTTATTCGTATGCTTATGATGATCCGACGAGTATTGCGACTTGTACTAGAGGAAACTATTTGGTCACCTTTTGCCCTCATCGCCGGTGA
- the LOC136204059 gene encoding pentatricopeptide repeat-containing protein At3g18020 encodes MKILKFSSNQLSNVKIRDSILLKPILASFSTQNLPNFEPQSHHRDPEQAAIADSNRSYWTKKIHNLCTQHHKVDEALALLDHLRLHGFRPDFLNLSSIIHALCDAKRFHEAHHRFFLSISSNCIPDERTCNVIIARLLHSQSPISTFRVICRLFDVKPEFVPSLISYNRLIYQFCQVSQPLIAHRLLYDLISRGHRPNIVTFTTLVSGYSQVCDVASAHKVFDEMREYGVNFNSFTYSMLIRGFLRNRDVGHGKELMCNLWETMKDEEDQSVNSSAFANLIDSLCKEGFYNEIFEIAEDMPQGNCVNHEFAYAHMINSLCRGGKHHGASRIVYIMRKKGFSPSTVSYNSIIHGLCKERGHMRAYQLFEEGIQFGYSMSEYTYKVLVEALCQEPDIDKARRVLQSMLNKEGVDMTRIYNIYLRALCLTDSATELLNVLVSMLQSECQPDVITLNTVIFGFCKMERVEDALKVVNDMMMGKFCSPDAVTFTTIISGLLNVGRSREALDFLHNVMREKGIKPGVVTYNAVLHGLCRLRLAEDAMRVFGRMVAEGVAADSKTYSIIIDGLCNSDQIDEAKMFWDDVVWPSKIHDYFVYASILKGLCRVDKLDEACHFLYELVDSGVSPNIVCYNIVIDCACKLGMKKEAYEIVGEMRMNGLEPDAVTWRILDKLHMEMID; translated from the coding sequence ATGAAAATCTTGAAATTCTCAAGTAATCAACTCTCCAATGTCAAAATCAGAGATTCAATTCTTCTCAAACCCATTTTAGCTTCCTTCTCCACTCAAAATCTCCCAAATTTCGAGCCACAATCCCACCACCGAGACCCAGAACAAGCCGCCATAGCCGATTCCAACAGGTCTTACTGGACCAAAAAAATCCACAATCTCTGCACCCAACACCACAAAGTCGACGAAGCACTTGCCCTCCTCGACCACCTCCGCCTCCACGGCTTTCGCCCCGATTTCCTCAATCTCAGCAGCATAATTCACGCTCTCTGTGACGCTAAACGCTTCCACGAAGCCCACCACCGCTTCTTCCTCTCAATTTCTTCAAATTGCATCCCCGATGAACGCACTTGTAATGTCATCATCGCTCGTTTGCTTCATTCCCAATCCCCAATTTCCACATTTCGTGTTATTTGTCGCTTGTTTGATGTTAAACCTGAGTTTGTTCCTTCTTTGATTAGTTACAACCGTTTAATTTATCAGTTTTGTCAGGTTTCGCAACCATTGATTGCACATAGATTGTTGTATGATTTGATTAGCAGAGGGCATCGCCCAAATATTGTTACGTTTACCACTTTGGTTAGTGGGTATAGTCAGGTCTGCGATGTGGCTTCTGCGCACaaggtgtttgatgaaatgcgtGAGTATGGTGTTAATTTCAATTCATTCACTTACAGTATGTTAATTCGAGGGTTTTTGAGGAATCGTGATGTTGGACATGGGAAAGAATTGATGTGCAATCTTTGGGAGACAATGAAGGATGAAGAAGATCAATCTGTGAATAGCTCTGCTTTTGCGAATCTGATTGATTCTTTGTGTAAAGAAGGGTTTTATAatgagattttcgaaattgcaGAAGATATGCCGCAGGGGAATTGTGTGAATCACGAATTTGCTTATGCACATATGATCAATTCGCTTTGTAGAGGCGGAAAACACCACGGTGCTTCGCGAATTGTTTATATAATGCGAAAGAAAGGGTTTTCACCAAGCACAGTTTCATATAACTCTATCATACATGGTCTCTGCAAGGAGAGAGGTCATATGAGGGCTTATCAGTTGTTTGAGGAAGGGATTCAATTCGGTTACTCCATGTCCGAGTATACTTACAAGGTCCTAGTCGAAGCTCTTTGCCAAGAACCGGATATCGATAAAGCGAGGAGAGTTCTTCAGTCAATGTTGAACAAGGAAGGAGTGGACATGACTAGAATTTACAACATATATCTGAGAGCACTTTGTCTAACGGATAGCGCAACCGAGCTTCTGAATGTTCTTGTTTCGATGCTGCAAAGTGAATGTCAGCCTGATGTAATCACTCTCAACACGGTTATTTTCGGGTTTTGCAAGATGGAGAGAGTTGAAGACGCTCTTAAGGTAGTAAATGATATGATGATGGGGAAATTTTGTTCCCCTGATGCTGTAACATTTACTACTATCATTAGTGGTTTGTTAAACGTCGGGAGAAGTCGAGAAGCTCTTGATTTTTTACATAATGTGATGCGCGAAAAGGGTATTAAGCCCGGTGTTGTGACATATAATGCTGTTCTTCATGGTTTGTGTAGGCTTAGATTAGCAGAAGATGCAATGAGGGTCTTTGGTAGAATGGTAGCTGAGGGTGTGGCTGCTGACAGTAAAACTTACAGTATAATAATCGATGGATTATGTAACTCGGACCAGATTGATGAAGCGAAAATGTTCTGGGATGATGTGGTTTGGCCCTCGAAAATTCACGATTATTTTGTTTATGCTTCGATTCTCAAAGGGCTTTGTCGCGTTGATAAGTTGGATGAAGCTTGCCATTTCTTATATGAACTAGTAGATTCTGGGGTTAGTCCAAACATTGTTTGTTACAATATTGTGATTGATTGTGCTTGCAAGTTAGGGATGAAGAAGGAAGCGTATGAAATCGTAGGCGAAATGCGAATGAATGGTTTGGAGCCGGATGCTGTAACTTGGCGGATTCTTGACAAATTACACATGGAAATGATAGATTAA